Proteins encoded together in one Stutzerimonas stutzeri window:
- the mutY gene encoding A/G-specific adenine glycosylase, translating to MSPEQFGAAVLDWFDRHGRKDLPWQQNITPYRVWVSEIMLQQTQVSTVLGYFDRFMDALPTVDSLAAAEEDEVLHLWTGLGYYSRARNLHKTAKRVVTEYGGIFPADVDKLAELPGIGRSTAGAIASISMGLRAPILDGNVKRVLARYVAQDGYPGEPKVARQLWEVAERLTPRQRVNHYTQAMMDLGATLCTRSRPSCLLCPLRDGCRAHLLGRETDFPVPKPRKALPQKRTLMPLLANRDGAILLYRRPSSGLWGGLWSLPELDDLAALDPLAERHALQLEDRRELPGLTHTFSHFQLAIEPWLIRVKTAPDAVAEADWLWYNLATPPRLGLAAPVKTLLKRAAAELNAGETS from the coding sequence ATGAGCCCGGAGCAGTTCGGCGCGGCGGTCCTCGACTGGTTCGACCGCCACGGCCGCAAGGACCTGCCCTGGCAGCAGAACATCACGCCGTACCGGGTCTGGGTGTCGGAGATCATGCTGCAGCAGACCCAGGTCAGCACCGTGCTCGGCTACTTCGACCGCTTCATGGATGCGCTGCCCACCGTCGACTCGCTCGCCGCGGCCGAGGAAGATGAAGTGCTGCATCTTTGGACGGGCCTCGGCTACTACAGCCGCGCACGCAACCTGCACAAGACCGCCAAGCGCGTGGTTACCGAATACGGTGGCATATTCCCCGCGGATGTCGACAAGCTCGCCGAGCTTCCCGGGATAGGCCGATCGACCGCCGGCGCCATCGCCAGCATCAGCATGGGTCTGCGCGCGCCGATTCTCGACGGCAACGTCAAACGCGTGCTGGCCCGCTACGTTGCCCAGGACGGTTATCCCGGCGAGCCGAAGGTGGCCCGCCAGCTGTGGGAGGTGGCCGAGCGCCTCACCCCCCGGCAGCGGGTCAACCATTACACCCAGGCGATGATGGACCTTGGCGCCACGCTGTGCACGCGCAGCCGCCCGAGCTGCCTGCTCTGCCCGCTCAGGGACGGCTGCCGCGCCCATCTGCTCGGGCGCGAAACCGACTTCCCGGTACCCAAGCCGCGCAAGGCGCTGCCGCAAAAGCGCACGCTGATGCCGCTGCTGGCCAATCGCGACGGCGCCATCCTGCTCTACCGTCGCCCGTCGAGCGGGCTCTGGGGCGGGCTCTGGAGCCTGCCGGAACTGGACGACCTCGCTGCCCTCGATCCTCTGGCCGAACGGCATGCGCTGCAGCTGGAAGACCGTCGCGAACTGCCAGGGTTGACCCACACCTTCAGCCATTTCCAGCTGGCCATCGAACCCTGGCTGATCAGGGTCAAGACCGCGCCCGACGCCGTGGCCGAGGCGGACTGGCTCTGGTATAACCTCGCCACCCCGCCGCGCCTCGGCCTTGCCGCGCCGGTAAAGACACTGCTCAAGCGCGCCGCCGCTGAATTGAATGCAGGAGAGACCTCATGA
- a CDS encoding AsmA family protein, translating into MKSLGKILGLVILGLLLILVAAGFALTHLFDPNDYKDEIRDLARNKAGLELDIKGDIGWSLFPWLGLELHDTTLASAQTPEQPFADLRMLGLSVRVMPLLSREVQMSDITVNGLNLTLSRDEQGRGNWEGVGQPAGRSEQAGEPPKAAEPQTEQREEASSARKPLTLDIDSLTVSDARVTYSDAKTGQQYSAESIELTTGAIREGSSIPVKLNAFFGSNQPVMRARTELQGALRFDNQLKRYQFEDMRLSGEASGEPLQGQTLTFSAQGQLLVDLAAQIAEWNSLKFTANQLRGLGELKARDLDKEPKISGAMTVAQFNLREFLQGTGQQLPAMADGNALSRAELVSRLSGTANSLALEELTLKLDDSTFTGRIAISDFARQALRVDLKGDRLNLDRYLPPPSKDEPAGAARKSEVKNTQAAAVGSGSTPLPNAPTQQAWSEASVLPLDQLRKLDSEVSLAIGSLTAMQLPLEGFNLKARARNGQLNLQELRGGLYGGRLDSSASLDVRQAQPLLTLQNRFNGVPIERLLESQGEEVVVKGLLNLDADLRTQGNSQKAWVDNLNGKVGFIIDNGVLVDANLEQQLCRAIATLNRKPLSSEPRSKDTPFRELKGNLTLRNGVASNPDLKASIPGLTVNGNGDVDLRVLGMDYRVGIVIEGDKGAMPDPACQVNERYVGIEWPLRCRGPLELGAKACRFDNDALGKIAARLAGERLNEKIEEKLGDKVSPELKDALKGLFKR; encoded by the coding sequence ATGAAATCGCTCGGCAAAATCCTGGGCCTGGTCATTCTCGGACTGTTGCTGATCCTCGTGGCGGCAGGCTTCGCCCTGACCCACCTGTTCGATCCCAACGACTACAAGGACGAGATCCGCGACCTGGCGCGCAACAAGGCCGGCCTCGAACTGGACATCAAGGGCGACATCGGCTGGAGCCTGTTCCCCTGGCTCGGCCTGGAGCTGCACGACACCACCCTGGCCAGCGCGCAGACCCCCGAACAGCCGTTCGCCGATTTGCGCATGCTCGGGCTCTCCGTACGGGTGATGCCGCTGCTCAGCCGCGAAGTGCAGATGAGCGATATCACCGTCAATGGCCTCAACCTGACGCTCAGCCGTGACGAACAGGGTCGCGGCAACTGGGAAGGCGTCGGCCAGCCGGCCGGTCGCAGCGAACAGGCCGGCGAGCCGCCGAAAGCTGCCGAGCCGCAAACCGAACAGCGCGAAGAGGCATCGTCCGCACGCAAGCCGCTCACACTGGATATCGACAGCCTGACCGTCAGCGATGCGCGCGTGACCTACAGCGACGCCAAGACCGGCCAGCAATACAGCGCCGAAAGCATCGAGCTCACGACCGGCGCGATCCGCGAGGGCAGCTCGATCCCGGTGAAGCTCAACGCCTTCTTCGGCAGCAATCAGCCGGTGATGCGCGCGCGCACCGAGCTGCAAGGCGCGCTGCGTTTCGACAACCAGCTCAAGCGCTACCAGTTCGAGGACATGCGCCTGTCCGGCGAGGCCTCCGGCGAGCCGCTGCAGGGCCAGACCCTGACCTTCAGCGCCCAGGGCCAGCTGCTGGTCGATCTCGCCGCGCAGATTGCCGAATGGAACAGCCTCAAGTTCACCGCCAACCAGCTGCGTGGGCTGGGCGAGCTGAAGGCGCGCGACCTGGACAAGGAACCGAAGATCAGCGGCGCGATGACCGTGGCGCAGTTCAACCTGCGCGAATTCCTCCAGGGCACAGGGCAGCAGCTGCCGGCCATGGCTGATGGCAATGCGCTGAGCAGGGCCGAGCTGGTCAGCCGGCTGAGCGGTACGGCCAACAGCCTGGCGCTGGAAGAACTGACCCTCAAGCTCGATGACAGCACCTTCACCGGCCGCATCGCCATCAGCGACTTCGCCCGCCAGGCGCTGCGCGTCGATCTCAAGGGTGATCGGCTGAATCTCGACCGCTACCTGCCGCCGCCAAGCAAGGACGAGCCGGCCGGCGCCGCGCGCAAGAGCGAAGTGAAGAACACCCAGGCCGCCGCGGTCGGCAGCGGCAGCACCCCGCTGCCCAACGCACCGACCCAGCAGGCCTGGAGCGAGGCCTCGGTGCTGCCGCTGGATCAGCTGCGCAAGCTCGACAGCGAGGTCAGCCTGGCCATCGGCAGCCTGACCGCCATGCAACTGCCGCTGGAGGGCTTCAACCTCAAGGCCCGAGCCCGCAACGGCCAGCTGAACCTGCAGGAACTGCGCGGCGGCCTCTACGGCGGACGCCTGGACAGCAGCGCCAGCCTCGACGTGCGCCAGGCCCAGCCGCTGCTGACGCTGCAGAACCGCTTCAACGGCGTGCCAATCGAGCGCCTGCTGGAAAGCCAGGGCGAAGAGGTGGTGGTCAAGGGTCTGCTGAACCTGGATGCCGACCTGCGCACCCAGGGCAACAGCCAGAAGGCCTGGGTCGACAACCTCAACGGCAAGGTCGGCTTCATCATCGACAACGGTGTGCTGGTCGATGCCAACCTCGAGCAGCAGCTCTGCCGCGCCATCGCCACGCTCAACCGCAAGCCGCTGTCCAGCGAGCCACGCAGCAAGGACACCCCCTTCCGCGAACTCAAGGGCAACCTGACCCTGCGCAACGGCGTGGCCAGCAACCCCGACCTCAAGGCCAGCATCCCCGGCCTGACGGTCAATGGCAACGGCGATGTCGACCTGCGCGTGCTGGGCATGGACTATCGCGTCGGCATCGTCATCGAAGGCGACAAGGGCGCCATGCCGGACCCTGCCTGCCAGGTCAACGAGCGCTACGTCGGCATCGAGTGGCCACTGCGCTGCCGCGGCCCGCTGGAGCTGGGCGCCAAGGCCTGCCGTTTCGACAATGACGCCCTCGGCAAGATCGCCGCCAGGCTGGCCGGCGAAAGGCTCAACGAGAAGATCGAGGAGAAGCTCGGCGACAAGGTCAGCCCGGAACTCAAGGACGCCCTCAAGGGCCTGTTCAAGCGATGA
- a CDS encoding oxidative damage protection protein yields the protein MTRTVNCRKYNQELPGLERPPFPGQKGEDIYNNISRQAWDDWQKHQTMLINERRLNMMNAEDRKFLQGEMDKFFSGEDYAKAEGYVPPSE from the coding sequence ATGACCCGCACCGTGAACTGCCGCAAGTACAACCAGGAACTCCCCGGCCTCGAGCGCCCGCCGTTTCCGGGCCAGAAAGGCGAGGACATCTACAACAACATCTCCAGGCAGGCCTGGGACGACTGGCAGAAACACCAGACCATGCTGATCAACGAGCGCCGCCTGAACATGATGAACGCCGAGGACCGCAAGTTTCTCCAGGGCGAGATGGACAAGTTCTTCTCCGGCGAGGACTACGCCAAGGCCGAAGGCTACGTGCCACCCAGCGAATAA